AAGAAAAATTATCTGGATTTATTAGTTGTTTATTAAAACTTAGAATCTGTAATTTTTTTGAATTAGCTGCAATCGATAAACTCCCAGAAACTCCATTTATTATTTTCTGGATGATCTGACCTTTATAATCTTCAATACTTAAATTTTTAAATTCTTTTTTTGACTTAATAATTTCAAGTTCAGAGCCGGCACTATATTTGGCTTTAATAACTGCTGGAAAAAAGTCTCTATCTAAATTAAGATCATTTCTCCCAATTAAATAGCTTTCAGCTAACTTGATAGAAGTGTTTTTGAAATTATTATAAAGCAGCCATTTGTCGGCTGCTTTTTTTATGCATTCTGAACTACAGCCTAAATTATTAAGATTTTTAGTTTCCATAATTTTAGTTATTTGATAGAGAAGATTATTTGTTTCTGGGGCAATGATTAAAAAATAATCACAATTATTTAGATCTAGATTTATAAGTTTTTCAAAGTATGAACTCTGACTCTTGTTACTTGAAACAATAAAATCAACATTCTTAAAATTATTATCAACTAAACTTATATTATTCTGGTTAACATAAATAGACAGCTTAAGATTTTCAATTTTGGCAAAGGATTTAATTAGAGAAGTAAGTATTTGCTTTCCTTCTTTATAAAAAGATTCCTTAAAATTCCTATCTTTTTTTTGACTTAAAAAATATTCTAAAATAAAAATACGCATTATTTTAATTCACCACTTTTTAATTGTTGAAAAAAATATTATAATAATAGTAGGCTCTAATAATAGAGGATTCTAAAAGTTAATTGTTTAATAATCCTAAATTAATTTTATCATAGTTCTTTATTACAAAAAACCAAAAATCACAATAATTCAAAAAAATATTTTTTTAGTATTTTTCAAAATAATTTTACTATTAATTTTATTATAAAAAAAGGTTTTAGCCAATAATTATTTAATATATAATATATAAAGCCTTTTATCTAGGCGATTAAAGGAGAGTATTTTATGAAGTTAGATCTTAATTTAAATATCGAGCAAAAGCAAGAGTTGGTAATGACTACTCAACTGCAGATGTCTATAGAAATTCTTCAATATAGCAGTCTGGAATTAAAAGATTATATAGAAGAAGAAATGAAAGAAAATCCTTTACTCGACATGCTGGAGTCACAAAGGGATATGAATTATAGAGAATCAACTTTTAATTCTGTTAGAAAAAACGATATAGAATATGAGAACTTTGTTGCTTATCAGCCTGACTTTTGTGAACACTTAGAAAATCAACTTTTTGAAGTGTTGAGCAATGAAGAAATTGAACTAGGAAAATTTATTGTAGGTAGTTTAAATGAAAGTGGAGAATTAACTACAGATATAGAAACAATTACTGATATTTTTAGTCAACAGGGTTTTAATCAATCCGAAATAGAAGCTGTATATCAAAAAATAAAAAAATTAGATATTAATTATGATAGTAGTTTTGCATCCTGTAAAGCAGAATATATTGATCCTGATTTAATAGTTAAAAAAGAAGATGGAGAATTTTATATAGAAGAAAAAAATACTGCTTATCCTACTGTTACTATAAGTTCATATTATTATAATTTACTCAAAAACCAGGATGACGATAAAATTAGTGATTATTTAAAAGAAAAATATCAATCTGCTATCTGGCTAATTAAAAGCATTGAACAGCGAAAGAATACTATCAGAAAAATTGCTAAAGCTATTTTAAAAAAACAAATTGATTTTTTTGAAAATGGTTTAAAAGATTTAAAAATATTAACAATGGAAGAAGTTGCTGAGGAAATTGAAATGCATGAATCAACAGTTAGTCGGGCAACAACTGCTAAATATATACAGACTCCTCATGGAGTTTTTAGTTTGAAATTCTTCTTTAATAGTGGAATTGATGGAGTTTCTTCTGTAAGTATTAAAGCAATGTTGAGTGAAGAAATTGAAGCTGAAGACAAATCTCATCCGCTTAGCGATAGTAAACTTGCACAATTATTTGTTGACAAATATGGCTTAGATATTTCGCGAAGAACAGTTGCTAAATACAGAAAATCTTTAGGTATTAAAAGTTCACGGCAGCGAAAAAAGAAATAAAAACGGGAAGATTTAATTTATATTTCTTTCTTGACAAGATTATAAATTTATGTTAGAGTTATAAAAAAATAATAAAACTTATCCAGAGCGGTGGAGGGACTGGCCCTTTGAAGCCCAGCAACCAGCAGTTAAATCTGTCCGGTGCTAATTCCAGCAGGAAGATTCCTGATAGATAAGGAGCAAATATATTACCCACTCCTATATTTACTTAGGAAGTGGGATTTTTTTATTTGTTATTAATTTTTATTTTATATTTAAAAGATTTTTTGACAATACGAAGAAGAGAAGCAGAGCAGAAATATTATTTTAAAATTTAAATTTGAGTAGCGAAAATTTGAGGAGGAAATTTAATGACATTAAAATTTGAGAGTTTAGCATTACATGCAGGTTATGATGCGAATAAAAACAGAAAAGCGGCAGCAGTTCCTATTTACCAAACAACATCTTATTTATTTGAGAGCACTAAACATGCAGCAGATTTATTTGCTTTAAAAGAAGAAGGCGATATCTATAGTAGAATTCAAAACCCAAGCAATACTGTTTTAGAAAAAAGGATTTCAGCCTTAGAAGGAGGAGTAGGAGCACTGGCAGTTTCTTCAGGTCAGGCTGCAGAAGTTATAGCACTTTTAACAATTTGTAAAAATGGAGACCACATTGTAAGCGGTAGTTCTATTTATGGGGGAACCCATAATCTATTTAAACATAGATTTAAAAATATGGGTATCGACGTAAGTTTTGTAGATTCTGAGGATCCAGACAGTTTTAAAAATGCAATTAATGAAAAAACAAAAGCATTGTATATTGAAACAATTGGTAACCCATCTTTAGTTGTACCTGATTTTGAGAAATTGGCTAAAATTGCTCATCAAGCAGGAATACCATTAATAGTTGATAATACATTTGCTTCTCCATATCTTTGTAAACCTTTTGAATATGGTGCGGATATAGTAGTTCATTCAACGACGAAGTATATATCTGGACATGGCAATTCTATTGGAGGGATAATAGTAGATAGTGGTAATTTTGATTGGGCTACAGGTAGATTTCCCGAACTTATAGAGCCAGATCCAAGTTATCATGGAGTTAAATTTAAAGAAGAATTTGGAAAAGCAGCCTTTATAACTAAGGCCAGAGTTCAGCTTTTAAGAGATTTAGGCAGCTCTCCTAGTCCTTTTAATTCATTTTTAACTATTAATGGTTTAGAAACCCTAGCTTTAAGAATGAAACAGCATTCGCAAAATGCACAGGCTGCAGCAGAATTTTTAGAAGCCGATGATCGAGTAGAATGGGTTAGTTATCCAGGTTTATCAAATCATAAATCAGCTCAAAATGCTAAAAAGTACCTTAATAATGGCAGTGGGGGAATGATAGCTTTTGGGATCAAGGGAGGGAAAGCTGCAGCTGAGAAGTTTATTAATCAGTTAGAATTATTCCTGCATCTTGCTAATGTTGGGGATACTAAATCTTTAGCTATTCATCCAGCAAGTACTACTCATCAGCAGTTAAATGAAGAAGATTTAAAGAAAACTGGAATTTCACCTGAATTAATAAGGCTCTCAATTGGAATAGAAGCCTTTGAAGATATTAAAAATGACTTAGATCAAGCATTAACAGCGGCTAATAAATAATGAATATAACTAATAATGATATTTAGAAGGGAAAGCCTCATAGTTTTAGGGGTTTTCTCTTAAAAAATATTTAAAGTAATATTAGGAGTGGTAGAAAATGCCTATTAAAATACAAAATGATTTACCAGCAGTCGAAACATTGGAAAATGAAAATATATTTGTCATGAAAGAATCTAGAGCGACTCATCAAGATATAAGATCTTTAAAAATATTAATTTTAAATTTAATGCCTACCAAAATTCAAACAGAAACACAAATTTTACGCTTAATTTCTAATACCCCACTGCAGGTAGATGTTGATTTGATTCATCCTGCTAGCCATAAGTCAAAAAATACGTCTGCAGAACATTTGATTAAATTTTATAATACATTCGAAGATATTAAAGACAACAAATATGATGGGATGATAATTACAGGTGCTCCAATTGAAACTTTAGAATTCGAAGAAGTTGATTATTGGGAAGAACTCAAACAGGTGATGGATTGGAGCCTGCATCATGTTTTTTCAACTTTTCATATTTGTTGGGGTAGTCAGGCAGCATTATACCATCATTATGGTATTGAAAAGTATCCTTTAAATAATAAAATGTTTGGAGTTTTTAAACATTATAAAAAAGAAAAACATATTAAATTAATGAGAGGATTTGATGATATATTTTATGTTCCTCATTCTCGTCATACTGAAATAAGAAAAGAAGATGTAGAAAAAGTTGATGAAATTAATATTTTATCAGAATCTGAAGAAGCAGGAATATATTTGCTAGAGAGCAGAAATGGCAGACAGATATTTGCAACAGGTCACTCAGAATATGATCGAGAAAGTTTGAGAAATGAGTATTTAAGAGATAAAGAAAAAGGTTTGAATATTAAAGT
Above is a window of Halanaerobium saccharolyticum subsp. saccharolyticum DSM 6643 DNA encoding:
- a CDS encoding O-acetylhomoserine aminocarboxypropyltransferase/cysteine synthase family protein, yielding MTLKFESLALHAGYDANKNRKAAAVPIYQTTSYLFESTKHAADLFALKEEGDIYSRIQNPSNTVLEKRISALEGGVGALAVSSGQAAEVIALLTICKNGDHIVSGSSIYGGTHNLFKHRFKNMGIDVSFVDSEDPDSFKNAINEKTKALYIETIGNPSLVVPDFEKLAKIAHQAGIPLIVDNTFASPYLCKPFEYGADIVVHSTTKYISGHGNSIGGIIVDSGNFDWATGRFPELIEPDPSYHGVKFKEEFGKAAFITKARVQLLRDLGSSPSPFNSFLTINGLETLALRMKQHSQNAQAAAEFLEADDRVEWVSYPGLSNHKSAQNAKKYLNNGSGGMIAFGIKGGKAAAEKFINQLELFLHLANVGDTKSLAIHPASTTHQQLNEEDLKKTGISPELIRLSIGIEAFEDIKNDLDQALTAANK
- a CDS encoding ATP-grasp domain-containing protein, with the translated sequence MRIFILEYFLSQKKDRNFKESFYKEGKQILTSLIKSFAKIENLKLSIYVNQNNISLVDNNFKNVDFIVSSNKSQSSYFEKLINLDLNNCDYFLIIAPETNNLLYQITKIMETKNLNNLGCSSECIKKAADKWLLYNNFKNTSIKLAESYLIGRNDLNLDRDFFPAVIKAKYSAGSELEIIKSKKEFKNLSIEDYKGQIIQKIINGVSGSLSIAANSKKLQILSFNKQLINPDNFSYLGSTINYKFSEKNKLNQLAKLIKQKYPNLTGYFGIDFIYNEKGVYLLEINPRITSSYIGLAKISNPAKIILDLAKNKKQLDPEALSKMKFTFYLN
- a CDS encoding RNA polymerase factor sigma-54; the encoded protein is MKLDLNLNIEQKQELVMTTQLQMSIEILQYSSLELKDYIEEEMKENPLLDMLESQRDMNYRESTFNSVRKNDIEYENFVAYQPDFCEHLENQLFEVLSNEEIELGKFIVGSLNESGELTTDIETITDIFSQQGFNQSEIEAVYQKIKKLDINYDSSFASCKAEYIDPDLIVKKEDGEFYIEEKNTAYPTVTISSYYYNLLKNQDDDKISDYLKEKYQSAIWLIKSIEQRKNTIRKIAKAILKKQIDFFENGLKDLKILTMEEVAEEIEMHESTVSRATTAKYIQTPHGVFSLKFFFNSGIDGVSSVSIKAMLSEEIEAEDKSHPLSDSKLAQLFVDKYGLDISRRTVAKYRKSLGIKSSRQRKKK
- the metA gene encoding homoserine O-acetyltransferase MetA, which produces MPIKIQNDLPAVETLENENIFVMKESRATHQDIRSLKILILNLMPTKIQTETQILRLISNTPLQVDVDLIHPASHKSKNTSAEHLIKFYNTFEDIKDNKYDGMIITGAPIETLEFEEVDYWEELKQVMDWSLHHVFSTFHICWGSQAALYHHYGIEKYPLNNKMFGVFKHYKKEKHIKLMRGFDDIFYVPHSRHTEIRKEDVEKVDEINILSESEEAGIYLLESRNGRQIFATGHSEYDRESLRNEYLRDKEKGLNIKVPKNYFRNDNPNNEILMRWHSHANLLFFNWLNYYVYQETPFDLNKLK